A single genomic interval of Salinarchaeum sp. IM2453 harbors:
- a CDS encoding transposase: MSTTTLPHQDTIAEVLKSLETETTVLFKHLDLQFLYEFPVFAPDPRGRPREFFPPELFRGLLHCFYNDIYEPEAMAQELANDDVWRVCEFKRPPSRRTLGRFIDDLSGVVEEVFSRILQQVLVRVELGTCFRIDGTDVRAPRPDEDASWDYDSTAEETYYGYGCCLVTTDNNIPIAAEFTDEKSVDKETARRITQDALAVKKPVTFVGDAEFDMLDWHDDLIEAGVVPVVPYNPRNTNDPPDIEYRIQERIKEHSDTVRVWQKQLDDTYDNRSQVETAIGVCKDLGLGTPKVRGRERAKTHVFVALCLRLAVIIANHEQGGDIASPIVEI, from the coding sequence GTGTCTACAACAACCCTGCCACATCAAGATACAATCGCAGAGGTCTTGAAATCACTGGAGACAGAGACAACAGTACTGTTCAAACATCTAGATCTCCAATTCCTCTATGAGTTCCCCGTGTTCGCCCCCGATCCACGGGGACGACCACGCGAATTCTTCCCACCTGAACTGTTTCGGGGGTTGCTGCACTGCTTCTACAACGATATCTACGAACCAGAAGCAATGGCCCAAGAACTCGCCAACGATGATGTGTGGCGTGTTTGTGAGTTCAAGCGACCGCCGTCACGGCGGACGCTTGGTCGCTTTATCGACGATCTTTCCGGTGTCGTCGAGGAAGTCTTCTCACGAATTCTTCAGCAAGTACTGGTCCGTGTTGAGCTGGGTACCTGCTTCCGGATTGATGGCACCGATGTCCGGGCACCTCGCCCGGACGAGGATGCCTCATGGGACTATGATAGTACCGCCGAAGAGACCTACTACGGCTACGGTTGCTGTCTGGTGACGACTGACAACAACATCCCGATTGCAGCGGAGTTCACGGATGAGAAATCCGTGGACAAGGAGACGGCGAGGCGCATCACACAGGATGCGCTCGCCGTCAAGAAGCCAGTCACGTTTGTCGGTGATGCAGAGTTCGACATGTTGGATTGGCACGACGACCTGATTGAAGCAGGCGTCGTGCCAGTGGTTCCGTACAATCCACGGAACACGAATGATCCACCGGATATCGAGTATCGTATCCAGGAACGAATCAAAGAACACAGCGACACTGTCCGAGTCTGGCAAAAGCAACTTGATGATACCTACGATAACCGGTCACAAGTCGAAACAGCAATCGGTGTGTGCAAGGATCTCGGCCTCGGGACTCCAAAAGTCCGAGGCCGAGAACGGGCAAAAACTCACGTCTTTGTTGCTCTTTGTCTCCGTTTGGCAGTCATCATCGCTAACCACGAACAAGGAGGTGACATCGCTAGTCCAATCGTTGAGATATGA
- the cas6 gene encoding CRISPR system precrRNA processing endoribonuclease RAMP protein Cas6, whose translation MHRLTLTLRPKNGTFPVPFSTGPQVYSGLLSVLDAVDEELAQTIHDDPFSSLVNSGLQGHFDPHGVEHDYHQLLLDKPYRLHLGITHPSDDELFEALVRAFVIEDRCLPLAHGELSVESVQSDSTTPNELLNHASELVDGGAAGVRFQFISPTCYQRYGNVWDVYPDRTELFPHLADRWNAMVTSEDLEITPTAEAVGRELYTDVDTGAYDIHSVVVHRWKRNSAESEGQTAATDGGEPSNAKQCQGFVGSWSYRFKQASTATKHAVVLLGLFAEYAGVGRHNARGAGTVQTDIIGVDGS comes from the coding sequence ATGCACAGACTGACCCTGACACTTCGTCCGAAGAATGGAACGTTTCCCGTTCCATTCTCAACTGGGCCACAGGTTTATTCTGGACTATTATCGGTGTTAGATGCGGTTGACGAGGAGTTAGCACAAACCATTCATGATGATCCTTTTTCATCGCTTGTAAACAGTGGCCTGCAAGGACACTTTGATCCACATGGTGTGGAACATGATTATCACCAGTTGTTATTGGATAAACCATACCGGCTGCACTTGGGGATCACCCATCCGAGTGACGATGAGTTGTTCGAGGCGCTCGTCCGAGCTTTTGTGATTGAAGATCGTTGTCTTCCGCTTGCTCACGGTGAATTGTCTGTAGAAAGCGTACAGTCAGACTCTACAACGCCAAATGAGCTTCTTAACCATGCGAGTGAACTCGTTGACGGAGGAGCAGCCGGGGTTCGATTTCAGTTTATCTCACCAACCTGTTACCAGCGATACGGTAATGTCTGGGATGTATATCCCGACCGGACAGAATTGTTCCCCCATCTTGCAGATCGCTGGAATGCTATGGTGACATCAGAAGATCTTGAAATAACACCGACAGCTGAAGCAGTTGGACGGGAATTGTACACAGACGTTGACACTGGTGCATACGATATTCACAGTGTCGTTGTTCATCGATGGAAACGTAATTCAGCGGAGTCTGAAGGCCAAACCGCCGCTACAGACGGTGGGGAACCCAGTAATGCCAAACAGTGTCAGGGGTTTGTTGGATCGTGGTCGTATCGATTCAAACAGGCCTCCACCGCGACAAAACACGCAGTTGTTTTGCTTGGCTTATTTGCTGAATATGCTGGGGTCGGCCGACACAATGCTCGTGGTGCTGGAACAGTGCAAACTGATATTATAGGGGTCGATGGATCATGA
- the cas4 gene encoding CRISPR-associated protein Cas4 — MTNIAHNNSDLIHVSALNQYLYCPRRLWYYRFYNPNDRSSDLVKGQAKHRSQARREQQFREQYFAAPVISLHGRVDLLETDSEQDSQTLTPVERKRASSGQYYWNDEVQLAGYCMLIEHATPDVENIDSGIIYLYSTDQRHEVRITEKHRNAVSSTIESIRDLAPGSPPDIVDNSNKCQGCSIRHRCLPTTVSKFESATNKASEGITHD, encoded by the coding sequence ATGACCAACATAGCACATAATAACAGCGATCTGATCCATGTCAGCGCCCTGAATCAGTATCTGTACTGTCCAAGACGACTTTGGTACTATCGATTTTACAATCCTAATGATCGGTCTTCTGATCTAGTCAAAGGACAAGCCAAACATAGAAGCCAAGCCCGGCGAGAACAGCAGTTTCGAGAGCAATACTTTGCGGCACCAGTGATTAGCCTTCACGGGCGAGTTGATCTCCTTGAGACTGATTCCGAGCAGGATTCTCAGACCCTGACACCAGTCGAGCGAAAAAGAGCATCAAGTGGTCAATATTATTGGAACGATGAAGTACAGCTTGCTGGATACTGCATGCTAATCGAGCATGCGACACCAGATGTAGAGAACATCGACTCTGGGATCATCTACCTGTATTCAACTGACCAGCGGCATGAAGTACGTATTACCGAAAAACACCGAAATGCTGTTTCAAGCACAATCGAATCAATCAGAGATTTAGCCCCTGGCTCACCACCTGATATCGTTGATAATTCAAACAAATGCCAAGGATGTTCTATTCGCCATCGATGCTTGCCAACAACCGTTTCAAAGTTCGAATCAGCGACTAACAAAGCCAGTGAAGGGATTACTCATGACTAA
- a CDS encoding helix-turn-helix domain-containing protein, which produces MTRFVAPLGFSSHRVTQPVIAHGFSQGDQLVLLQPEQPDSTAQHRAESAVSDVKSTLRGVASNIEVTHRTLMTDGFSHTVEQCSEILTTGEPPVACIGGGATDIHVPFIIAVSAHADKLNDVLLFRDTQNAAEPVDLPQLTAAVPPRAQDTFQILGTQKAPLSISDIATEASISESTASRHVQMLEESGLVRSEQASKRKVVAPTPTGKLLIRNS; this is translated from the coding sequence ATGACACGGTTCGTAGCACCACTGGGATTCAGTAGCCATCGAGTAACTCAGCCAGTTATCGCACATGGCTTCTCGCAGGGAGACCAGTTGGTACTGCTTCAACCAGAACAACCCGATTCAACAGCACAACATCGCGCAGAAAGTGCAGTTAGTGATGTTAAATCAACTCTTCGCGGAGTGGCATCAAATATTGAAGTGACACATCGTACTCTTATGACTGACGGGTTTTCACATACTGTCGAACAATGTAGCGAGATCCTTACCACTGGAGAACCACCAGTTGCCTGTATTGGGGGTGGGGCGACGGACATCCATGTCCCGTTTATTATTGCAGTGTCAGCACATGCTGACAAATTAAATGATGTATTACTCTTTCGAGATACACAAAACGCAGCAGAACCGGTTGACCTTCCACAACTGACAGCCGCCGTCCCACCTCGTGCACAGGACACATTCCAAATTCTTGGCACTCAAAAAGCACCACTATCCATATCAGATATCGCTACGGAAGCTTCGATTTCTGAGAGTACTGCCAGTCGACACGTACAGATGCTAGAAGAAAGCGGATTAGTCAGATCTGAACAGGCAAGTAAACGAAAGGTGGTGGCACCAACGCCAACCGGAAAGCTTCTGATTCGGAACTCTTGA
- a CDS encoding DNA adenine methylase: MSSTSHPDCIMPDAVFPYPGGKSQLASWILEHLPEHTCYVEVFGGAANVLVNKDPDRSEVEVYNDRDGDLVHFFETLRDQPDELTEWLDDVPLSRELHQRWVDLYYNGYRPSDPIERAGQFFFLRYAQFGAGYSGPNGFATGKTKNQAKGYANKIDRLQKFAYRFDRVVIENLDWKDVINKYDGPETVFYCDPPYVDQEAAYPVNDIDHAEFVDVLDETEGSWLVSYEDIPDGLEEYEVIERGHTRGINSGKSGSAKRVKGRLIVNTDS, from the coding sequence ATGAGTTCCACCAGTCATCCGGACTGCATTATGCCCGACGCAGTCTTCCCCTATCCAGGGGGTAAATCGCAACTTGCATCGTGGATTCTTGAACACCTGCCTGAGCATACGTGCTACGTTGAGGTGTTTGGTGGGGCAGCAAATGTGCTCGTAAACAAGGATCCAGACCGTTCTGAAGTCGAAGTGTACAACGATCGAGACGGTGACCTTGTCCATTTCTTTGAGACTCTTCGCGACCAGCCAGACGAGCTCACTGAGTGGCTCGATGATGTGCCCCTTTCTCGAGAGTTGCATCAGCGCTGGGTGGACCTGTACTATAACGGTTATCGACCAAGCGACCCGATCGAACGCGCTGGACAGTTCTTTTTCCTACGGTATGCTCAGTTTGGTGCGGGATATAGTGGTCCAAACGGCTTTGCGACTGGAAAAACCAAAAATCAGGCTAAAGGCTATGCAAACAAGATCGACCGACTCCAGAAATTTGCTTATCGCTTCGACCGGGTCGTAATTGAAAATCTTGATTGGAAAGATGTGATCAACAAGTACGATGGACCGGAAACGGTGTTTTACTGTGACCCGCCGTACGTTGACCAGGAAGCCGCGTATCCTGTCAACGATATCGATCACGCTGAGTTTGTTGACGTGTTAGACGAGACCGAAGGCAGTTGGTTGGTTTCCTATGAGGACATCCCCGACGGCTTAGAGGAATATGAGGTGATCGAGCGCGGTCATACCCGCGGGATCAACAGCGGAAAGTCAGGGTCAGCAAAGCGGGTCAAAGGGCGGCTTATTGTGAATACCGATAGCTGA
- a CDS encoding Cdc6/Cdc18 family protein, translating into MLTTPRVFDDDHLPRTYPHRDAELRECFRCFDPVLEGKEAESLLLSGSSGVGKTSLARYALTELQSQAPVNTAHIRCLGKTPVGILRAMLEEVTRTSIPENVPSTELKTRLEQVDGPTIVILDEADDIAESDIVSTLLKINGISVISIVHNPVNWLSHLTPTTATRLRGDNHLSLDRYTVDELADILEDRANRGLPPGVVARRQLEQIADEVAGVARRGIQALRAAATIAKEREHQTIQESDIADSFARARQRIRRMNLRSLPLHHQILYAIIQSHGTITAEQLHQQYETIATDAYQDTPLTPIGKRSRRNKLQKLEAYDLIECEGAGYGRQYSAMDTAVSPQISLPSLLPT; encoded by the coding sequence ATGCTGACAACGCCGCGTGTCTTCGACGATGATCACCTTCCCCGCACATATCCGCACCGTGATGCCGAGCTACGCGAGTGTTTCCGTTGTTTTGACCCGGTGCTCGAAGGAAAAGAAGCTGAAAGTCTTCTGCTCTCGGGATCAAGCGGTGTCGGAAAGACATCGCTGGCTCGATATGCACTTACTGAACTGCAATCACAGGCCCCAGTCAATACAGCGCATATCCGTTGTCTTGGCAAAACACCCGTCGGAATTTTACGAGCCATGCTCGAAGAGGTAACCAGAACATCGATCCCCGAGAATGTCCCCAGCACTGAACTCAAGACTCGACTTGAGCAAGTTGATGGTCCGACAATAGTGATTCTTGACGAGGCTGATGACATCGCCGAATCAGATATTGTATCGACACTGCTCAAAATCAACGGTATCTCAGTAATTTCTATCGTTCATAATCCAGTCAACTGGCTTTCTCATCTCACCCCCACGACGGCAACACGTCTGCGTGGCGATAACCACCTCTCGCTTGATCGATACACTGTCGATGAACTTGCCGACATTCTTGAAGATCGAGCGAACCGTGGCCTTCCTCCCGGTGTTGTTGCCCGTCGACAACTTGAACAGATTGCTGATGAAGTAGCTGGCGTTGCCCGACGAGGAATCCAAGCACTCCGAGCAGCTGCAACAATCGCAAAAGAACGTGAACACCAAACGATTCAGGAATCAGATATTGCAGATTCATTTGCCCGAGCACGTCAACGAATCCGACGCATGAATCTCCGCTCACTGCCGCTTCATCACCAGATTCTATACGCGATTATCCAGTCACATGGAACAATTACAGCTGAGCAACTCCACCAGCAATACGAAACAATCGCTACAGATGCATATCAGGACACCCCCCTGACGCCGATCGGGAAACGATCACGTCGAAACAAACTCCAAAAACTCGAAGCATATGATCTGATCGAGTGCGAAGGAGCAGGATACGGACGACAGTACTCGGCAATGGATACTGCAGTGTCCCCACAGATTTCTTTGCCCTCATTGCTCCCAACTTAG
- the cas1 gene encoding CRISPR-associated endonuclease Cas1, translating into MTNATPSPDPRPPLDDVLLYLTTQGTQLGTREGQYVVRDRRDMADNDSRQSAQLASFPVEQIETINIFGRGIDVTSPARNKANSTGTVINYFTTNGEFQGRFIPSSSSVAILHQQQHTLTTTEKLTIAQELVTGKIKNAIRYLKRKDALLADNDEFSQAIARAKDTQTLNELRGIEGNAAKAFYQQYSETLKDGWTISNRSRRPPEDHVNSLLSLTYTFLERETETALRQVNLDPYVGIFHTNRHGRPALALDLLEEFRRAFGDPLVSRLINQNHFSHADFTAEHKLTDDGFDQYIEQYDMYMDEKLTHNTTDRNLTRREVIRLQAHLLRKRITSDIDQYRSFVITQ; encoded by the coding sequence ATGACTAATGCAACACCAAGTCCAGACCCTCGTCCGCCTCTTGATGATGTGTTACTCTATCTCACAACACAAGGCACGCAATTAGGGACTCGAGAGGGACAGTATGTTGTTCGCGACCGTCGTGATATGGCTGATAACGACTCGAGGCAATCTGCACAATTAGCTAGTTTTCCTGTCGAGCAAATTGAGACGATTAATATATTTGGCAGAGGAATTGATGTTACGTCTCCTGCGCGAAATAAAGCTAATAGCACTGGAACGGTTATCAACTATTTTACAACGAACGGCGAATTTCAAGGACGGTTTATTCCAAGTAGCTCGTCAGTCGCAATACTACATCAACAGCAACATACACTCACAACTACTGAAAAGCTCACAATTGCTCAAGAACTTGTTACTGGAAAAATAAAAAATGCCATCCGATACCTCAAGCGGAAGGACGCTCTACTAGCAGATAACGATGAGTTCTCACAAGCCATCGCACGGGCTAAAGATACTCAGACACTGAATGAGCTTCGCGGAATTGAAGGTAACGCTGCCAAAGCGTTCTATCAGCAGTACTCAGAGACACTCAAAGATGGATGGACGATCAGCAACCGGTCCCGACGACCTCCTGAAGATCATGTTAATAGCCTTCTCTCGCTCACATACACATTTCTGGAACGTGAGACAGAAACTGCGCTTCGGCAGGTTAATTTGGATCCATATGTAGGTATTTTCCACACAAACCGACACGGGCGTCCAGCTCTGGCACTTGACCTTCTGGAGGAGTTTAGACGAGCCTTTGGGGATCCACTCGTTTCCCGACTAATCAATCAAAATCACTTCTCGCATGCTGACTTCACTGCCGAGCACAAACTTACAGATGACGGTTTTGATCAGTATATCGAACAGTATGACATGTACATGGACGAAAAGTTAACACACAATACTACTGATCGAAATTTAACGCGTCGGGAAGTAATTCGACTACAAGCCCACCTCCTTCGAAAGCGAATTACATCCGATATTGACCAATACCGTTCATTCGTGATTACACAATGA
- the cas2 gene encoding CRISPR-associated endonuclease Cas2: MTSRYAIAYDVTEDRLRRQIRQACKRYGAHQQYSLFEVKLTPTERAKLVDKLECFVREAQEPAHIRIYSVGPRSNDIDIPEIDDSDEPANIV; this comes from the coding sequence ATGACCAGCCGATACGCGATCGCGTATGATGTAACCGAAGATCGCCTCCGAAGACAGATTCGTCAAGCCTGTAAGCGGTACGGAGCGCATCAGCAATACAGCCTCTTTGAGGTGAAGCTTACCCCGACCGAACGCGCGAAACTTGTAGACAAGCTTGAATGCTTTGTAAGAGAAGCACAGGAACCAGCACACATCCGAATATATTCTGTGGGCCCTCGATCAAACGATATCGATATCCCAGAGATTGATGACAGTGATGAACCAGCAAATATTGTCTAA
- the cas3 gene encoding type I-D CRISPR-associated helicase Cas3' yields MSDPPASTYLIGGAAMPTVSTPAFKYNPARKFQHKALEWIHDDDREPVSVLTAPTGGGKTAVIAALADASEQTLCVYPTNALVNAQTAALEQEGLEVIRVTSETLEGTGDERAQHLLSIAQRGQRGNHDVMVTNPDILQAIIQDMYFSPGDRILQFYSLFDAAVFDEFHYYDELSASGLLMQIKVLSERGSYIDPGDLGKRKFPQILLSSATPDNSFIEHITDDLNLTVRHVTGTVQACDLQTSSDAPSAKSDLLYNSSEKTPNKIDIDGIDPASTALDEVKKTVDPSQRFRFPMRVNRWDQYIMDDLNAVVQRLRETVEDAYEGGEPVAAIIFNSAARSNEFQQYLYETDQWLYEQTAKDNGYDTGADRSLPDEFAVLNTTSKGEVGLDFDIKRLVMVRPFTGTAFIQRIGRAGRQSPATVDVYGLDDPNWPPVQSYPDFLRRVLDVHSDSALNRERLREVIGLRAARALRSRFEGDRYANDDIWDDFGDLPRQSHWRSFLDAVEDAIDHMNESVLPPFDRAGKRTLHAIQEAVKGLDSLRGRTISHPVTYPLGDGSDQTEYDLLRALQHYTIDTISHDQRLHLKDTDETGSLRGIYCGFPQDGDGIDLTRTEWQIEKQLQEGYLQQASGADLSEADVSSGMLQRFFDVLPLSAALVPEKIQTSQYLITCNTEYGGVKAIDDQHST; encoded by the coding sequence ATGTCTGATCCTCCAGCATCGACGTATCTCATCGGCGGGGCCGCTATGCCGACAGTGTCAACACCGGCGTTCAAGTATAATCCGGCTCGAAAGTTTCAACATAAAGCGCTTGAGTGGATCCATGACGACGATCGAGAGCCTGTTTCGGTCCTGACCGCACCGACTGGCGGGGGAAAAACAGCAGTGATTGCAGCATTAGCCGATGCCTCTGAACAGACTCTGTGTGTTTACCCGACGAACGCACTGGTCAACGCCCAAACGGCCGCACTTGAACAAGAGGGGCTTGAGGTTATCCGGGTGACTTCGGAAACACTCGAAGGCACAGGTGATGAGCGAGCACAACACCTTTTATCAATTGCCCAACGCGGCCAGCGCGGGAACCATGATGTGATGGTTACAAACCCAGATATTCTACAAGCAATCATTCAAGACATGTACTTTTCACCAGGTGACCGCATTCTTCAATTTTACAGTCTGTTTGATGCAGCTGTGTTTGACGAGTTTCATTACTACGATGAGTTATCAGCTAGCGGACTGTTGATGCAAATTAAAGTTCTCTCTGAGCGCGGCAGCTACATCGATCCGGGTGATCTTGGCAAGCGCAAGTTTCCGCAGATTCTCCTTTCCTCGGCAACGCCAGACAATTCGTTTATTGAACACATCACGGATGATCTTAATCTGACTGTTCGACATGTGACTGGTACGGTACAAGCATGTGATCTCCAGACGAGTAGTGATGCTCCATCTGCTAAATCAGACCTTCTGTACAATTCCAGTGAAAAAACACCAAACAAGATAGACATAGATGGTATCGATCCAGCAAGCACCGCTTTGGATGAAGTCAAAAAAACAGTTGACCCATCACAGCGCTTCCGGTTCCCAATGCGGGTTAATCGCTGGGATCAATATATCATGGATGATCTTAATGCCGTCGTTCAACGGCTACGGGAAACGGTAGAGGATGCATACGAAGGCGGAGAACCAGTGGCAGCAATTATCTTTAACAGTGCAGCGCGAAGTAATGAATTCCAGCAATATCTATACGAGACAGATCAATGGTTGTATGAGCAGACAGCAAAAGACAATGGCTATGACACTGGTGCAGACCGAAGCTTACCGGATGAGTTTGCAGTGCTAAATACTACGAGTAAGGGTGAAGTCGGGCTCGACTTCGACATTAAGCGTCTTGTGATGGTTCGTCCGTTCACTGGTACAGCATTTATCCAGCGCATCGGACGAGCAGGACGGCAATCGCCGGCAACTGTTGACGTATATGGACTGGACGATCCAAATTGGCCACCAGTACAATCATACCCAGACTTTCTTCGACGAGTGCTTGACGTACATTCAGATTCAGCGCTTAACAGAGAACGGCTTCGCGAGGTTATCGGATTGCGAGCAGCACGAGCACTCAGATCTCGATTTGAGGGTGATCGATACGCAAATGATGATATCTGGGACGATTTTGGAGACCTTCCACGTCAGTCGCACTGGCGGTCATTTTTGGATGCTGTTGAAGATGCAATCGATCACATGAACGAGTCAGTACTACCGCCATTTGACCGAGCTGGTAAGCGAACACTGCACGCTATACAGGAAGCGGTCAAAGGGCTTGATTCGCTTCGAGGCCGGACCATTTCGCACCCTGTCACGTATCCGTTAGGAGATGGTTCTGATCAGACTGAATATGACCTACTCCGTGCACTTCAACACTATACAATCGATACCATAAGTCACGACCAGCGACTTCATCTTAAAGACACAGACGAAACTGGCTCACTCAGAGGGATATACTGTGGATTCCCTCAGGATGGAGATGGTATCGATCTCACTCGCACAGAGTGGCAAATAGAAAAACAGCTTCAAGAAGGATACCTTCAGCAAGCGTCTGGCGCAGATCTTTCCGAAGCAGATGTTAGTAGTGGGATGCTCCAACGGTTTTTTGATGTGTTACCATTATCTGCTGCTCTGGTGCCAGAGAAGATCCAAACTTCACAGTATCTGATCACCTGTAACACTGAGTACGGTGGGGTGAAGGCAATCGATGACCAACATAGCACATAA
- the cas7d gene encoding type I-D CRISPR-associated protein Cas7/Csc2, translating to MTINTVSDLEIPEKGFIDQYDFYMRRRPSVTLAVERKVVDPLLIRNTEQDRAETQVIAGKTRAQSNPEKFTTKERLTGLDLLRRIDEDDDLIHEEYTYNEPPALDHAINMDALTYGITGTGDQDYGMKSRLFTGYTYTIGEYDIMNEEVRNKAYESGTMTDEDGEHSQGLFSQVRVQPGNSFMHFLTIEAGTPAMLAYVLHNVLNTHGYGARETRSGKTVENHIRAVILSDHPALLSVGEFIDQFDPDPESEDIGRHLGNYLRANERADWEIYGDGVVRDTDPFPDWFKQLKAIAGRNRADSTEILAESLAEETSAAKENIPEA from the coding sequence ATGACTATAAACACAGTCTCAGATCTTGAAATTCCGGAGAAAGGCTTCATCGACCAGTACGACTTCTACATGCGGCGACGCCCATCGGTGACGTTAGCTGTTGAACGAAAAGTTGTTGATCCACTGCTGATTCGTAATACCGAACAGGACCGTGCAGAGACGCAGGTTATCGCAGGCAAGACTCGTGCACAGTCAAATCCTGAAAAGTTTACCACCAAAGAACGATTGACAGGACTTGATCTTCTTCGGCGCATTGACGAGGATGACGACTTGATACATGAAGAGTATACATATAACGAGCCACCAGCTCTGGATCATGCAATCAACATGGATGCTCTCACATACGGGATCACCGGAACTGGTGACCAAGACTATGGGATGAAATCGCGTCTGTTTACGGGCTATACGTATACAATCGGTGAGTATGATATTATGAATGAGGAAGTCCGGAACAAAGCATACGAGTCTGGCACGATGACCGATGAGGACGGAGAGCATTCACAGGGCTTATTCAGTCAGGTTCGAGTTCAGCCGGGGAACTCGTTTATGCACTTTTTAACGATTGAGGCAGGCACACCTGCGATGTTAGCCTACGTGCTTCACAATGTACTCAATACGCACGGATACGGCGCTCGAGAGACTCGAAGTGGTAAGACCGTCGAGAATCACATTCGAGCAGTTATACTCTCAGATCATCCAGCACTACTTTCAGTTGGCGAGTTCATCGATCAGTTTGATCCGGATCCAGAAAGCGAAGATATCGGTCGACACCTCGGAAACTATTTACGTGCAAATGAGAGGGCCGACTGGGAAATCTACGGCGACGGCGTGGTCCGTGACACTGATCCGTTCCCAGACTGGTTTAAGCAATTAAAGGCAATCGCTGGCCGAAATCGCGCAGACTCTACCGAGATTTTAGCTGAGTCACTTGCCGAGGAGACTAGCGCAGCAAAAGAGAACATTCCAGAGGCATAA
- a CDS encoding Cdc6/Cdc18 family protein — protein MLTAPHVFDDTHLPARYPHRDAELEQCYRLLEPALHNRRADNLLLSGPSGVGKTSLARYVTRTLQERTQLHTVHVRCIGSTTGQILRTIQRGITEERVPENQPVTTTTQQLKTTIDQPAVIILDEADELPETDVLQELQTLPQLSVIVIIHDPTHWLSQITTDMAHNLDGDNHIGLDRYTVDELADILEDRANRGLPPNAVTRTQLERIADEAAGVARRGIQALYAAAQIAAERNHTQIQSTDIDDCFPRARRQIRKSNLRSLPFHHQVLYAILHQADELTSRELHQRYEQLADEVYATAAVTPIGKRARRDKLRKLQSYDLVEQHGENRWRRYTVRDQTVTPTVTLPETTDTIVS, from the coding sequence ATGCTGACTGCGCCGCATGTCTTCGATGACACACATCTCCCCGCTCGATACCCTCATCGTGACGCTGAACTTGAACAGTGTTATCGGCTACTTGAGCCAGCCTTGCACAATCGGAGGGCAGACAACCTGCTGTTATCCGGACCAAGTGGCGTTGGCAAAACCTCATTAGCACGGTACGTCACGAGAACGCTCCAGGAACGGACCCAGCTGCATACCGTTCACGTGCGCTGTATCGGATCCACCACGGGACAGATCCTTCGAACCATTCAGCGAGGCATTACTGAAGAGCGGGTCCCAGAAAATCAGCCGGTCACAACGACCACGCAACAGCTCAAAACAACAATTGACCAGCCGGCTGTTATCATCCTCGATGAAGCCGATGAACTCCCAGAAACAGATGTCCTCCAGGAACTACAGACTCTGCCTCAACTCTCCGTGATTGTCATTATTCACGATCCCACGCACTGGCTGTCACAGATTACGACCGATATGGCTCACAATCTGGATGGAGATAATCACATTGGGCTTGATCGATACACTGTTGATGAGCTCGCAGACATTCTTGAAGATCGGGCTAATCGAGGACTTCCTCCAAATGCAGTAACACGCACGCAATTGGAGCGAATTGCTGACGAGGCTGCTGGCGTTGCCCGTCGAGGGATTCAGGCGTTATATGCAGCCGCACAAATTGCTGCTGAGCGGAATCATACCCAGATACAGAGCACTGACATTGATGATTGCTTCCCTCGCGCACGTCGGCAAATCCGGAAATCAAACCTCCGGTCGTTGCCCTTCCACCATCAGGTCCTGTACGCAATTCTGCATCAGGCTGACGAGCTCACCAGTCGCGAACTTCACCAGCGATACGAACAGCTTGCTGATGAGGTTTATGCGACTGCGGCAGTGACGCCGATCGGCAAGCGAGCCCGGCGGGATAAGCTACGAAAACTCCAATCATATGATCTTGTTGAGCAGCATGGTGAAAACCGCTGGCGACGATATACTGTTCGCGACCAGACGGTTACGCCGACAGTGACACTACCAGAGACAACAGATACGATCGTTTCATGA